From Phaeocystidibacter marisrubri, the proteins below share one genomic window:
- a CDS encoding FtsB family cell division protein, translating to MLKKWRKKRWFKMLSNKYVLATIVFVVWISFLDRNSFLLHRELNKQIEALEQGKTNYQSDLEQNKRELEELESDPEKLEKFAREQYWMHKEGEEVFLIETEEE from the coding sequence ATGCTTAAGAAGTGGCGCAAAAAACGATGGTTTAAGATGTTGAGCAACAAATATGTTCTCGCAACTATCGTCTTTGTGGTGTGGATTTCTTTTCTCGATCGAAATTCCTTTCTTCTTCACAGGGAGCTGAACAAGCAGATCGAAGCATTGGAACAAGGTAAAACCAACTATCAGTCGGATCTTGAGCAGAATAAGCGGGAGCTAGAGGAATTAGAAAGTGATCCAGAGAAGCTAGAGAAATTCGCTCGAGAGCAATACTGGATGCACAAGGAAGGTGAAGAAGTTTTCTTGATTGAAACAGAGGAAGAGTAG